Proteins co-encoded in one Gemmatimonas aurantiaca genomic window:
- a CDS encoding KUP/HAK/KT family potassium transporter translates to MKPPDEPSRRSAEPLRHPTGPVQEPGAVNAMDAAPGSELRASTGMFPAATGGEHHREEHPTGKRLAILTLTALGVVYGDIGTSPLYSIKECFSPLYGLDPSRENVFGILSMIVWALTLVVTVKYVSYVLRADNRGEGGTFALLALIFPRGTPQSFGKGGVFVALALFGTALLYGDGIITPAMTVLGAMEGLEVAYPTLEHFIVPFSLIILTALFLVQRHGTDLIGKAFGPIMLLWFAVIAGLGVVEILKSPWILAAVNPMYAVHFVQAHEKLAFFVLGSVVLVITGGEALYADMGHFGRRPIRVAWLTMVFPALLLNYFGQGALLVRMPDAAENPFFMLAPRAMLLPLLVLATLAAVVASQAMISGAFSVTRQGIALGFIPRLEIKHTSQKEEGQIYIPEVNWFIAVGCLIIVLMFKNTSALGAAYGIAVTGTMLITSVLFFLVARIRFRWELWQALLLTLLFLVVDLIFFSANVVKLAHGGWVPMVLGVVLFVLMLTWKRGRALLMQRLAEGTMPIGLFLDGVAQSKVHRVPGTAVFMTGNDDGVPPVLLHHLKHNKVLHERVLLVSVKTADVPETSASERVRVLPLGHGFWRVIASYGFMQTPNVPQILEVVDQMGIRCKPMETSYFLGRERLIPIPGKQGDKITLAKWRKIIFSIMARNARSATDFFNIPPNRVVELGTQIEF, encoded by the coding sequence GTGAAGCCTCCGGACGAGCCGAGTCGACGCTCTGCCGAACCGCTTCGCCACCCCACCGGCCCGGTGCAGGAACCGGGTGCGGTCAATGCCATGGACGCCGCACCGGGCTCGGAACTCAGAGCCAGCACCGGCATGTTCCCCGCAGCCACCGGCGGCGAACATCATCGCGAAGAGCATCCCACCGGCAAACGGCTGGCCATCCTCACCCTGACGGCGCTTGGCGTCGTGTACGGGGATATCGGCACCAGCCCGCTCTACTCCATCAAGGAGTGTTTCAGCCCGCTGTACGGACTGGATCCGTCCCGGGAGAATGTGTTCGGCATCCTCTCGATGATCGTGTGGGCGCTGACGCTGGTGGTCACCGTGAAGTACGTGAGTTACGTGCTGCGGGCCGACAACCGCGGCGAAGGCGGCACCTTCGCCCTGCTCGCGCTCATCTTTCCGCGCGGCACGCCGCAGAGCTTCGGCAAGGGCGGTGTCTTCGTGGCTCTGGCGCTCTTCGGAACCGCGCTGCTGTACGGCGACGGCATCATCACGCCGGCCATGACCGTGCTGGGCGCGATGGAGGGACTCGAAGTCGCCTATCCGACACTCGAACACTTCATCGTTCCGTTCTCACTGATCATTCTCACGGCGCTGTTCCTCGTGCAGCGCCATGGCACCGATCTGATCGGCAAGGCATTCGGGCCGATCATGCTGCTCTGGTTCGCGGTCATTGCCGGACTCGGTGTGGTCGAGATCCTGAAGTCCCCGTGGATCCTCGCCGCCGTGAACCCCATGTACGCCGTGCATTTCGTGCAGGCGCACGAGAAACTGGCGTTTTTCGTGCTGGGGTCCGTGGTGCTCGTCATCACCGGCGGTGAAGCGCTCTACGCCGACATGGGACACTTCGGTCGCCGGCCCATCCGCGTGGCGTGGCTGACCATGGTCTTCCCGGCCCTGCTGCTCAACTACTTCGGACAGGGCGCGCTGCTGGTGCGCATGCCCGATGCAGCCGAGAATCCGTTTTTCATGCTCGCTCCGCGGGCGATGCTGCTTCCCCTGCTGGTCCTCGCCACGCTGGCCGCAGTGGTCGCCTCGCAGGCCATGATCTCCGGCGCCTTCTCCGTGACCCGACAGGGTATCGCGCTGGGCTTCATTCCGCGTCTCGAGATCAAACACACCTCGCAGAAGGAAGAGGGGCAGATCTACATCCCCGAGGTGAACTGGTTCATCGCGGTGGGCTGTCTGATCATCGTGCTGATGTTCAAGAACACGTCGGCACTGGGCGCGGCCTACGGCATCGCGGTGACGGGGACCATGCTCATCACGAGCGTTCTCTTCTTCCTCGTGGCGCGCATCCGTTTCCGGTGGGAGCTCTGGCAGGCGTTGCTGCTCACCCTGCTCTTCCTCGTGGTCGACCTGATCTTCTTCAGCGCCAATGTGGTGAAGCTCGCGCACGGCGGATGGGTGCCGATGGTGCTCGGCGTGGTGCTCTTCGTGCTGATGCTGACCTGGAAGCGGGGGCGCGCCCTGCTCATGCAGCGCCTGGCCGAAGGCACGATGCCGATCGGCCTGTTCCTGGACGGTGTGGCGCAGTCGAAGGTGCATCGGGTGCCCGGCACCGCGGTGTTCATGACGGGCAACGACGACGGCGTGCCGCCGGTGCTGCTGCATCATCTCAAGCACAACAAGGTGCTGCACGAACGGGTGCTGCTCGTGTCCGTGAAGACGGCCGACGTTCCCGAGACGAGCGCATCGGAACGCGTGCGCGTATTGCCGCTGGGCCACGGGTTCTGGCGCGTGATCGCGTCGTACGGCTTCATGCAGACGCCCAACGTGCCGCAGATCCTCGAGGTGGTCGATCAGATGGGCATCCGCTGCAAGCCCATGGAGACCAGTTACTTCCTCGGTCGCGAGCGACTGATTCCGATTCCCGGGAAGCAGGGCGACAAGATCACGCTGGCCAAGTGGCGGAAGATCATCTTCTCGATCATGGCGCGGAACGCGCGGTCGGCGACGGACTTCTTCAACATTCCGCCAAATAGAGTGGTGGAGTTGGGGACGCAAATCGAGTTTTGA
- a CDS encoding efflux RND transporter periplasmic adaptor subunit produces MALLLLTALAACKEQVRQQRPTPTVSVETAVKGPLPYVVSANGQVEANRTVAVQSLVSGQLTRIAIAEGDEVSQGQVLFEIDPRPFRAELARVEATLARDEATLTRARADSVRFAELAKDGYVTKQQLDQAFAEASALTATVAADRASLDRARLDLENTVVKAPISGRTGQLLFRAGALVRASTDQLVTINELRPVLVRFPVPEKDFEEMRRRAGVDKPLAVRVTPNGMDSTKSIRGTLTFVDNQVDRTTGAVLLKARVPNEDRALWPGQFVNVALQLDVESGVVTVPSVAVVTTGTSSFVYVMEDHKAKRTIVKLGRLAGSVVRIDSGLVGGEQVIIEGQTRLSDGATVQLRGENISPRNGDADGGRRQGRNGGGGNGGSGNGGGNGSGGGNGGEASANGGRQSGGQGGQTR; encoded by the coding sequence GTGGCGTTGCTCCTTCTCACGGCCCTCGCCGCCTGCAAGGAGCAGGTACGTCAGCAGCGCCCGACACCCACGGTCTCCGTCGAGACGGCCGTCAAGGGGCCGTTGCCGTACGTCGTGTCCGCGAACGGACAGGTCGAAGCGAACCGCACCGTCGCCGTGCAGTCGCTGGTTTCGGGACAACTGACCCGCATCGCGATCGCCGAAGGTGACGAGGTGAGTCAGGGGCAGGTGCTCTTCGAGATCGATCCCCGTCCGTTCCGCGCCGAACTGGCGCGGGTCGAAGCCACGCTCGCCCGTGACGAAGCCACGCTGACCCGCGCTCGCGCCGATTCGGTGCGGTTCGCGGAGCTCGCCAAGGACGGCTACGTGACGAAGCAGCAGCTCGATCAGGCGTTTGCGGAAGCATCGGCCCTGACCGCGACGGTGGCTGCCGACCGGGCCTCGCTCGATCGGGCCCGTCTCGACCTCGAGAACACGGTGGTGAAAGCCCCGATCTCCGGTCGCACCGGTCAGCTGCTCTTCCGCGCCGGCGCGCTGGTGCGGGCCTCAACGGATCAGCTGGTCACCATCAACGAGTTGCGTCCGGTGCTCGTGCGCTTCCCCGTCCCCGAAAAGGACTTCGAGGAGATGCGCCGACGGGCCGGCGTGGACAAACCGCTGGCCGTGCGTGTGACGCCCAACGGCATGGACAGCACCAAGTCCATCCGGGGTACGCTCACCTTCGTCGACAACCAGGTCGACCGGACCACCGGGGCGGTATTGCTCAAGGCGCGGGTGCCCAATGAGGACCGGGCCCTCTGGCCGGGGCAATTTGTTAACGTCGCCCTGCAGCTCGACGTCGAATCCGGTGTCGTCACCGTCCCGTCGGTCGCGGTCGTGACCACCGGGACGTCGTCGTTCGTGTACGTGATGGAAGACCACAAGGCCAAGCGCACGATCGTGAAGCTGGGGCGTCTGGCCGGGTCGGTGGTGCGGATCGACAGCGGGCTGGTCGGCGGTGAACAGGTGATCATCGAAGGGCAGACCCGACTGAGTGACGGAGCCACGGTGCAGCTGCGCGGCGAGAACATCAGCCCGCGCAATGGTGATGCCGACGGTGGACGTCGCCAGGGCCGGAACGGCGGTGGTGGCAATGGTGGCAGTGGCAACGGCGGGGGCAACGGCAGTGGTGGTGGCAACGGCGGTGAGGCCAGCGCCAACGGTGGCAGGCAGTCGGGAGGCCAGGGAGGCCAGACGCGATGA
- a CDS encoding efflux RND transporter permease subunit, which produces MSEKRQQQDGTGEGTGEPVEGMNISEIWIRRPVMTTLVMLSILIFGILAYQRLPVSDLPTIDYPTITVSAGLPGASPEVMATSVATPLEQQFATISGIDNITSSSSQGSTNVTIQFNLDRDIDKAAADVQSGISKALRQLPQGINPPSYNKANAADAPIVMYSLNSDVLSRTELNEYAETFIAQRLSTITGVAQVQVYGSAKYAVRVQLDPSALAQRGIGIDEVQQAINTGNSNSPAGVLMGPNQSFTLQATGQLKNAAEFRALVVAYRNGTPVRLGDLGNVFDGLQNMRGMSELNGRSNISLAIIRQPGANTVATAKAVDAEMQELLPQLPPSVQVETIFNRALSIEHSVWDVQFTLMLTVALVVMVIFLFLRNVRATIIPSLALPFSIIGTCIVMYALGFSLNNLTLMALTLAVGFVVDDAIVMLENIVRHMEMGKGPLQAALDGSREISFTILSMTLSLVAVFIPLLFMPGLVGRLFREFAVTIGVAILVSGIVSLTLTPMLAAKFLKGGEGHAEAEGKWRSVERIYQTTERWYVDSLGWVMRHRPLTMLFSALTLGATVLLFIVIPKGFLPSEDTGRLQGSVEGPEGIGYDALAAKVREVGAILTNNPNVKFALMSVGGGPGGGSNSGRIQLTLVDRSERQHVDQVMRELTRATSTVPGVQVFFRNPPPINIGGRRGNSAYSVSLQGADIAELYTSARALEQRMRELPQLENISSDLQVGNPQVAVTIDRERASALGVTASQIENAMYNAYGQRQVSTIYTQVNQYQVILELLPEFQRDPASLSQLFIRSNTGNQVPLGAVATFTKGVGPQSVQHNGQQPAVSISFNTRPNVALGDAVNAVQHEAAAVLPTGVTAVLSGDTQAFAQAQSGLLALLVVAIFVIYVVLGILYESFVHPLTILSGLPFAAVGALATLMIFGKDLSVYAYVGVIMLIGLVKKNAIMMIDFAIEAERNEGMNPTEAILEAARVRFRPIMMTTMAALMGTLPIAIGYGAGAESRQPLGLAVVGGLAFSQLITLYVTPVVYTYLDGFVKRGERRREAKAAKAAARLEPVAVTGD; this is translated from the coding sequence ATGAGTGAAAAGCGGCAGCAGCAGGATGGGACAGGGGAGGGGACCGGCGAGCCGGTGGAAGGCATGAACATCAGTGAGATCTGGATCCGGCGTCCCGTCATGACGACGCTCGTGATGCTGTCCATCCTGATCTTCGGTATTCTGGCCTACCAGCGACTGCCGGTCAGCGATCTTCCCACGATCGACTATCCGACCATCACGGTCTCCGCCGGTCTGCCCGGGGCGAGTCCGGAGGTCATGGCCACCTCGGTGGCCACGCCGCTCGAACAGCAGTTCGCCACCATCTCGGGCATCGACAACATCACGTCGTCGAGTTCGCAGGGCAGCACGAACGTCACGATCCAGTTCAATCTCGATCGCGACATCGACAAGGCCGCCGCCGACGTGCAGTCGGGCATCTCCAAGGCGCTCCGTCAGCTTCCGCAGGGCATCAATCCCCCGTCGTACAACAAGGCCAACGCGGCCGACGCGCCCATCGTGATGTACTCCCTCAACTCCGACGTGCTCTCGCGCACGGAGTTGAACGAGTACGCCGAGACCTTCATCGCCCAGCGTCTGAGCACCATCACCGGCGTGGCGCAGGTGCAGGTGTACGGATCGGCCAAGTACGCCGTGCGGGTGCAGCTCGATCCGAGCGCGCTGGCCCAGCGTGGCATCGGTATCGACGAAGTCCAGCAGGCCATCAACACCGGCAACTCCAACTCGCCGGCCGGCGTGCTGATGGGCCCCAATCAGTCGTTCACGCTGCAGGCCACCGGCCAGCTCAAGAACGCCGCCGAGTTCCGGGCGTTGGTCGTGGCCTACCGCAACGGCACGCCCGTCCGCCTCGGCGATCTGGGCAACGTGTTCGACGGGTTGCAGAACATGCGCGGCATGAGCGAGCTCAATGGCCGCTCCAACATCTCGCTCGCCATCATCCGTCAGCCCGGCGCCAATACGGTCGCCACCGCCAAGGCGGTCGACGCCGAGATGCAGGAACTGCTGCCGCAGTTGCCGCCGAGCGTGCAGGTCGAAACGATTTTCAACCGGGCGCTCAGCATCGAGCACTCGGTGTGGGACGTGCAGTTCACACTGATGCTCACCGTCGCGCTGGTCGTGATGGTGATCTTCCTGTTCCTGCGCAACGTCCGCGCGACGATCATTCCGTCGCTGGCCCTGCCGTTCTCCATCATCGGCACATGCATCGTGATGTACGCGCTGGGGTTCAGTCTCAACAACCTCACGCTGATGGCGCTCACCCTCGCCGTCGGGTTCGTGGTCGACGACGCCATCGTGATGCTCGAGAACATCGTGCGTCACATGGAAATGGGGAAAGGGCCGCTCCAGGCGGCACTCGACGGCTCGAGGGAAATCAGCTTCACGATTCTGTCGATGACGCTGTCCCTCGTGGCCGTGTTCATCCCGCTGCTGTTCATGCCGGGACTCGTGGGCCGGTTGTTCCGCGAGTTCGCCGTCACGATCGGTGTGGCCATCCTCGTGTCCGGCATCGTGTCGCTGACGCTCACGCCGATGCTGGCCGCCAAGTTCCTCAAGGGCGGTGAAGGACACGCCGAGGCCGAGGGCAAGTGGCGTTCGGTGGAGCGCATCTATCAGACGACGGAACGCTGGTACGTGGACTCGCTGGGCTGGGTCATGCGGCACCGTCCGCTCACCATGCTGTTCAGCGCGCTGACGCTCGGGGCCACGGTGTTGCTCTTCATCGTCATTCCGAAGGGCTTCCTTCCGTCGGAAGACACGGGACGTCTGCAGGGGTCGGTGGAGGGACCGGAGGGCATCGGGTACGACGCGCTGGCGGCCAAGGTACGCGAGGTGGGCGCCATTCTCACCAACAATCCCAATGTGAAGTTCGCGCTGATGTCGGTCGGCGGCGGACCGGGTGGCGGCAGCAACAGCGGCCGCATCCAGCTCACGCTCGTCGATCGCAGCGAACGCCAGCACGTGGACCAGGTCATGCGCGAACTCACCCGCGCGACCTCCACGGTACCGGGTGTGCAGGTGTTCTTCCGCAACCCGCCGCCGATCAACATCGGCGGACGGCGTGGCAACTCCGCGTATTCCGTGTCGCTGCAGGGTGCCGATATCGCGGAGCTCTACACGTCGGCGCGCGCGCTCGAGCAGCGCATGCGCGAACTGCCGCAACTCGAGAACATCTCCAGCGATCTGCAGGTGGGCAATCCGCAGGTGGCCGTCACCATCGACCGCGAACGCGCGTCGGCACTCGGCGTGACGGCCAGCCAGATCGAAAACGCCATGTACAACGCCTACGGGCAGCGTCAGGTGTCCACGATCTACACGCAGGTCAATCAGTACCAGGTCATTCTCGAACTCCTGCCCGAGTTCCAGCGTGATCCGGCTTCCCTGAGCCAGCTGTTCATCCGTTCCAACACCGGCAATCAGGTGCCGCTCGGCGCCGTGGCCACCTTCACCAAGGGTGTCGGCCCGCAGTCGGTGCAGCACAACGGACAACAGCCAGCCGTGTCCATCTCGTTCAATACCCGCCCCAATGTGGCTCTGGGCGATGCCGTGAACGCGGTGCAGCACGAAGCCGCGGCGGTGCTGCCGACGGGGGTCACGGCCGTGCTGTCCGGCGACACGCAGGCGTTCGCGCAGGCGCAGAGCGGTCTGCTCGCGCTGCTCGTCGTCGCCATCTTCGTCATCTACGTGGTGCTCGGCATTCTGTACGAGAGCTTTGTGCATCCGCTCACGATTCTCTCGGGTCTGCCCTTTGCCGCCGTGGGCGCGCTGGCCACGCTGATGATCTTCGGCAAGGATCTGAGCGTGTACGCCTATGTCGGTGTGATCATGCTCATCGGTCTCGTGAAGAAGAACGCGATCATGATGATCGACTTCGCGATCGAGGCCGAGCGCAATGAGGGGATGAATCCCACCGAGGCCATTCTCGAGGCCGCGCGGGTGCGTTTCCGTCCGATCATGATGACCACGATGGCCGCGCTCATGGGCACGCTGCCCATCGCGATCGGCTACGGAGCCGGCGCCGAATCGCGCCAGCCGCTCGGTCTGGCCGTCGTGGGTGGTCTCGCGTTCTCGCAGCTCATCACGCTGTACGTGACGCCGGTGGTGTACACCTATCTCGATGGGTTCGTGAAGCGCGGGGAACGTCGACGGGAGGCCAAGGCGGCGAAGGCCGCGGCGCGTCTCGAGCCGGTGGCAGTGACGGGCGACTGA